Proteins encoded together in one Planctomyces sp. SH-PL14 window:
- a CDS encoding SulP family inorganic anion transporter, translating to MSVDNKVPERRSDANPSGVHASAKGTLVDRIRRVLPGIDVLRQYDLSNGRSDLVAAIVVALVLIPSALAYAELARCPPAAGLYAAVAGMVTFAFFTRSRHLIVGPDAAISLLVGAAIGPLVGEDPGKAVALAGILSLLTAGVLFLMARLRLGIAADFLSSPALLGFMNGAAIVIVGSQIGKLFGIPLTESNTLLRFWEWISNIGSVHGPTIVMGLICIAALAFCRRALPRVPGAIVVFLIAVSAGRVLDFTLLGMQVIGAVDLRLPIAVRPGLNPSEAAPLFTAAIGIALLVFSEGVVLGRTVARKHGYQIDPDHELIAFSAANAAAGLVGSFAIGSSQTRTLLNDATGGRTQVVSFLASAIVMVTAILLMPWIATMPSVAIAAILIFTGVTLVDFPLYGRLWRMHRFSMVVAAATTAGVVVIGVLPGILLGIFLSLLGVLASIIRPQDALLGCVPGSTTLHDVGDDEAAETIPGLVVYRFYGPVIFANIRFFVERVEWFLSQEETPVREVILDARAIPGIDVTAAEQLADFVTALRKRQIEVVIVKAHLPLRESLSHFSPGFEACPRFSQLSDAVAAFQERQDGNRHPPESPDS from the coding sequence ATGTCGGTCGACAACAAAGTCCCTGAGCGTCGATCGGACGCGAACCCGTCCGGCGTCCACGCCTCGGCGAAGGGAACGCTGGTCGATCGCATTCGTCGCGTTCTTCCGGGCATCGACGTTCTGCGTCAGTACGATCTCTCGAATGGGCGGTCCGACCTCGTCGCCGCGATCGTCGTCGCCCTGGTGCTCATCCCTTCGGCGCTGGCCTACGCGGAGCTGGCCCGCTGTCCCCCGGCGGCCGGCCTTTACGCGGCCGTCGCGGGGATGGTGACGTTTGCGTTCTTCACCCGTTCGCGGCATCTGATCGTCGGCCCGGACGCGGCGATCTCGCTGCTCGTCGGCGCGGCGATCGGCCCGCTCGTCGGAGAGGATCCGGGAAAGGCGGTGGCCCTGGCCGGCATCCTCTCGCTCCTGACCGCGGGGGTCCTGTTCCTCATGGCGCGACTGCGTCTCGGGATCGCGGCCGACTTTCTGTCGAGTCCGGCGCTGCTTGGCTTCATGAACGGGGCCGCGATCGTCATCGTCGGAAGCCAGATCGGCAAGCTCTTCGGGATTCCCCTCACGGAGTCGAACACGCTGCTGCGGTTCTGGGAGTGGATCTCGAATATCGGCAGCGTGCATGGGCCGACCATCGTGATGGGGCTGATCTGCATCGCTGCCCTGGCCTTCTGCCGCCGCGCTCTCCCGCGCGTCCCCGGTGCGATCGTTGTCTTCCTGATCGCCGTCTCGGCCGGGCGGGTCCTGGACTTCACGCTGTTGGGCATGCAGGTGATCGGCGCTGTCGATCTCCGCCTTCCGATCGCGGTCCGGCCTGGGCTGAACCCCTCCGAAGCCGCACCGCTCTTTACGGCGGCGATCGGCATCGCGCTGCTCGTCTTCTCCGAAGGTGTCGTGCTCGGACGGACGGTCGCGAGAAAGCATGGATACCAGATTGATCCGGATCACGAACTGATTGCCTTCAGCGCGGCGAACGCCGCGGCAGGCCTCGTGGGAAGCTTCGCGATCGGCTCGAGCCAGACCCGGACGCTGCTCAACGATGCCACCGGCGGGCGGACTCAGGTGGTCAGCTTCCTCGCGTCAGCGATCGTGATGGTGACGGCGATCCTGCTCATGCCCTGGATTGCCACAATGCCGTCCGTGGCGATCGCCGCGATCCTGATCTTCACCGGCGTGACGCTCGTGGACTTCCCGCTGTATGGGCGGCTCTGGCGGATGCACCGCTTCAGCATGGTGGTCGCGGCGGCGACGACGGCGGGCGTCGTCGTCATCGGCGTGCTGCCGGGGATCCTCCTGGGGATCTTTCTCTCGCTCCTCGGGGTTCTGGCCTCGATCATCCGCCCGCAGGACGCCCTGCTCGGATGCGTACCCGGCTCCACAACGCTGCATGACGTCGGAGACGACGAAGCGGCCGAAACGATTCCGGGCCTCGTGGTCTACCGGTTCTACGGGCCGGTGATTTTCGCCAACATCCGGTTCTTTGTGGAGCGGGTCGAGTGGTTCCTCTCCCAGGAGGAGACGCCGGTTCGAGAGGTGATCCTCGACGCCCGGGCCATCCCCGGCATCGACGTGACGGCGGCCGAGCAGCTCGCGGATTTCGTGACGGCGCTCCGAAAGCGGCAGATCGAAGTCGTCATCGTGAAGGCGCACCTGCCGCTCCGCGAGTCGCTCTCGCACTTCAGCCCGGGCTTCGAGGCCTGCCCCCGCTTCAGCCAACTGTCCGACGCCGTGGCGGCTTTCCAGGAGAGGCAGGATGGCAATCGCCACCCACCGGAGTCACCCGACAGTTGA
- a CDS encoding DUF1207 domain-containing protein: MTAQSTRCLLGAAAILLALVQIAVAESDLTSDAAERRLNPAPTDFSSEGDFPPLITPAFAEAPDVSDSDAAIGVPGSAALRVEEWQLLPDGVMYPSYLAGEKEPRFGVASLIGPDRIWRWEAVLGGRVALLRHGTLDPVRPEGWELQMEGAVMARLQILEPSAPLDASDYRFGLLSVWREGPVAFKAGYYHLSSHAGDEFLLANPTYQRINYVRDSAIAGTFIDVTEAIQVYAEIAYAGTDGDARPLEFQYGLQYSPQGPTGLGGAPFAAVNWHTRQDEDWITSVNMTAGWQWRGRRSNHLWRIGVQHYEGPAMQWEFVGRRERVSGGGIWYDF; this comes from the coding sequence GTGACGGCGCAGAGCACTCGATGCCTTCTGGGGGCTGCTGCGATCCTGCTGGCGCTCGTACAGATCGCCGTTGCGGAGTCGGACCTCACCAGCGACGCCGCGGAAAGACGCCTGAACCCCGCCCCAACGGACTTCAGCTCCGAGGGGGACTTTCCCCCCCTCATCACGCCGGCCTTCGCGGAGGCACCGGACGTGTCCGACTCCGACGCGGCGATCGGCGTTCCGGGCTCAGCTGCACTCCGTGTCGAAGAATGGCAGCTGCTTCCCGACGGAGTGATGTACCCGTCGTATCTGGCGGGGGAGAAAGAGCCGCGGTTCGGCGTCGCCTCCCTGATCGGCCCGGACAGGATCTGGCGATGGGAGGCGGTTCTCGGCGGACGAGTGGCCCTTCTCCGTCACGGAACGCTGGACCCCGTTCGGCCGGAGGGATGGGAACTGCAGATGGAAGGCGCCGTCATGGCCCGACTGCAGATCCTGGAACCCTCGGCTCCGCTGGACGCGTCGGACTATCGGTTTGGACTGCTGAGCGTCTGGCGGGAGGGTCCCGTTGCGTTCAAGGCGGGCTACTACCACTTGAGCTCACATGCCGGCGACGAGTTCCTCCTGGCGAACCCGACCTACCAGCGGATCAACTATGTCCGCGACTCCGCGATTGCCGGCACGTTCATTGATGTGACCGAGGCGATTCAGGTCTATGCGGAGATCGCCTATGCGGGGACGGATGGGGACGCGCGGCCGCTCGAGTTCCAGTACGGCCTCCAGTACAGCCCTCAAGGGCCGACAGGGCTGGGCGGGGCGCCCTTTGCGGCCGTGAACTGGCACACGCGGCAGGACGAGGACTGGATCACGAGCGTGAACATGACTGCCGGGTGGCAGTGGCGTGGACGGCGGTCCAATCATCTGTGGCGGATCGGCGTTCAGCATTACGAGGGTCCGGCGATGCAGTGGGAGTTTGTCGGCCGGAGGGAACGTGTGAGCGGCGGTGGGATCTGGTACGACTTCTGA
- a CDS encoding glycosyltransferase gives MALTTAPQTLLVIPCFNEERRLRLSAFGTFLRGQSTSQVLFVNDGSTDATLPLLQQFRRNHPGSCSVGSLGQNCGKAEAVRQGLLAAINAGARFVGYWDADLAAPLRQVPLMEAVLARDPETHVVIGVRLPLLGHRIRRDPMRRRLGSIAAWTIHAMTGLPTRDTQCGAKLFRVTAELIESLKEPFHSRWLFDVELLLRLKSLHHGLEGVAYDFPLECWSEQRGSKVNWLTYARALTEMVRIRCGSRPAERGPASRGNHSLSIDDQPFGESSLDREAA, from the coding sequence GTGGCCCTCACCACCGCCCCCCAGACGCTTCTGGTCATCCCCTGCTTCAACGAAGAACGGCGGCTGCGCCTTTCGGCGTTCGGCACGTTCCTCCGCGGCCAGTCGACGTCGCAGGTTTTGTTCGTGAACGACGGAAGCACCGACGCGACGCTGCCGCTCCTGCAGCAGTTTCGACGGAACCACCCGGGCTCCTGCTCCGTGGGAAGCCTCGGACAGAATTGCGGCAAAGCCGAAGCGGTCAGGCAAGGCCTGCTGGCGGCGATCAACGCGGGAGCCCGATTCGTCGGATACTGGGACGCGGACCTCGCCGCCCCGTTGCGGCAGGTCCCCCTGATGGAAGCGGTCCTGGCGCGCGACCCGGAGACCCATGTCGTGATCGGAGTCCGTCTGCCGCTCCTGGGACACCGCATCCGGCGCGATCCGATGCGGCGGCGGCTGGGATCGATCGCGGCCTGGACGATTCACGCCATGACGGGACTGCCGACCCGGGACACCCAGTGCGGCGCGAAGCTGTTCCGGGTGACGGCGGAGCTCATCGAATCGCTCAAGGAGCCGTTCCACTCCCGCTGGCTGTTCGACGTGGAGCTTCTTCTGCGACTGAAGTCCCTCCATCACGGACTGGAAGGAGTGGCGTACGACTTTCCCCTGGAGTGCTGGTCGGAACAGCGAGGCTCCAAAGTGAACTGGTTGACCTACGCCCGGGCCCTGACCGAGATGGTTCGCATCCGGTGCGGGAGCCGACCCGCGGAACGAGGGCCGGCGTCCCGAGGGAACCACAGCCTCTCGATCGACGACCAGCCCTTCGGAGAGAGTTCACTCGACAGGGAGGCGGCTTGA
- a CDS encoding ArnT family glycosyltransferase translates to MDRTRSRYEIPLLQAAIVLALVCRVWLMATQPLADQTEARYGELARVTAEGGYWLMPHLSADEPFLAKPPLATWLAALSWRFLGHNEFCLRLPSLLVSLATAGLLFGWARQFEIGRGGRWMLVASLVSSPIWIVCAGTVMTDATQMLVVTVAMLAAWQTLQTPHDSTGRWSFWTAIGVASLCKGPATLALIGMPLTAYALLCGDAAHVIRRLWSGRGLLLATAIALAWYIPAELAHPGFIQYFVIGEHIQRFLEPNWNGDRFGHAHSVPRGTIWLYWAAATCFWFPVMLEEGSRRLRSAESRATPQVDLWLWCWTLTPLLFFTIASNILWTYTLTAIPPFALLVGRWSESAAHWGRRATPALLLMGGIAVSPLCFVWGPNLFDGRSARSLVEAAAHRHPGQPLVFANCFQFSSRFYTRGQAERADTAADQEAALMTPGTLLVMPRESADAARRSGRARPIVEQRDAVLMEVTPPKYASLP, encoded by the coding sequence ATGGATCGCACCCGTTCCCGCTACGAGATTCCGCTGCTTCAGGCAGCGATCGTCCTCGCCCTCGTCTGCCGCGTCTGGCTGATGGCGACGCAACCCCTCGCCGACCAGACCGAAGCCCGCTACGGCGAACTCGCCCGCGTCACGGCCGAAGGGGGCTACTGGCTGATGCCGCACCTGTCGGCCGATGAGCCGTTCCTCGCAAAGCCTCCCCTGGCAACCTGGCTCGCCGCTCTCTCCTGGCGGTTTCTCGGCCACAACGAGTTCTGCCTGCGGCTCCCGTCGCTGCTGGTCTCCCTCGCCACGGCCGGCCTGCTCTTCGGATGGGCGCGGCAGTTCGAGATCGGACGCGGCGGACGATGGATGCTGGTCGCCTCGCTGGTCAGCTCGCCGATCTGGATCGTCTGCGCCGGGACCGTGATGACCGACGCGACGCAGATGCTGGTCGTCACGGTCGCCATGCTCGCGGCGTGGCAGACGCTTCAAACGCCGCACGACTCGACCGGCCGGTGGTCCTTCTGGACCGCCATCGGCGTCGCCTCCCTCTGCAAGGGGCCGGCGACCCTGGCGCTGATCGGGATGCCGCTGACAGCCTACGCCCTGCTGTGCGGGGACGCGGCCCATGTGATCCGCAGGCTCTGGAGCGGCCGCGGCCTCCTGCTCGCCACGGCGATTGCCCTGGCATGGTACATCCCGGCGGAGCTTGCCCATCCCGGCTTCATTCAATACTTCGTCATCGGCGAGCACATCCAGCGGTTCCTGGAGCCGAACTGGAACGGAGACCGCTTCGGGCATGCCCACAGCGTTCCGCGAGGGACCATCTGGCTGTACTGGGCCGCCGCCACCTGCTTCTGGTTCCCGGTCATGCTGGAGGAAGGCTCCCGGCGGCTCCGCTCCGCCGAGAGCCGGGCGACGCCGCAGGTCGACCTCTGGCTTTGGTGCTGGACCCTCACTCCGCTGCTCTTCTTCACGATCGCCTCCAACATCCTCTGGACCTACACGCTGACCGCGATTCCCCCGTTCGCGCTCCTCGTCGGGCGATGGAGCGAGTCCGCCGCGCACTGGGGGAGGCGGGCGACTCCGGCGCTGCTGCTCATGGGAGGAATCGCCGTCTCTCCGCTCTGCTTCGTGTGGGGCCCGAACCTGTTCGACGGACGCTCCGCTCGCAGCCTCGTCGAAGCGGCGGCCCATCGGCACCCCGGCCAGCCGCTCGTCTTCGCCAACTGCTTTCAGTTCTCCAGCCGCTTCTACACCCGCGGTCAGGCCGAGCGAGCGGACACCGCGGCCGACCAGGAAGCGGCGCTCATGACCCCCGGAACTCTGCTGGTCATGCCGCGCGAGTCGGCCGACGCGGCACGCCGGTCCGGGAGGGCCAGACCGATTGTCGAGCAGCGCGACGCGGTGCTGATGGAAGTCACCCCTCCGAAATACGCCTCGTTGCCGTGA
- a CDS encoding TolC family protein — protein MLSPFAGCRTAPRSAALSAPAEEVRIASADERRGIDDEVDESSAAEIEQVDGVESTNETVAVAAEATSPPATVVDAAPGLTVFDAITTALAQNPDLITQRQTERVGRGAVGVAETYPFNPYVQIQATPYQDRRIGPPGTTNHYVLVMQQIQLAHQQRYREDIACAQLNSIRWTILQAELNTIAQAERLYFTALYQAGLRDLAQATADNNQELLRILEKRLEAGDATGADVAIVRLDARSTQQQLVLAKATAATALLDLRRHLGLSPTLQIPLANGLEGYPWRPLFGVAWGGGGGGGGNEDGAAETIDVPTGPSIAAPLSVAQGAGRPDVLAARSDVDVARAGTDLADAARVPDVQLGPYYQRNDVGTTFWGFRAQMDIPVWNTGTPLLRLREAELQQRVMAWRQLERRAGLEAEAAIDRYNRAFRLLTTFSDDSASGQLPVELQKLEEQFVAGEVDILRVFQSRNSLIQNRRALLDSLNEISQAAAGVTAATGLPLESLLVSPSERPGAL, from the coding sequence TTGCTGAGCCCGTTTGCCGGCTGCCGGACCGCCCCCAGGTCGGCGGCCCTCTCCGCTCCCGCGGAGGAGGTGCGGATCGCTTCTGCCGATGAGCGGCGCGGGATCGACGACGAGGTGGACGAGTCCTCCGCGGCGGAGATCGAGCAGGTCGACGGGGTCGAGTCGACGAACGAAACCGTCGCCGTCGCCGCTGAGGCGACCAGTCCGCCCGCAACGGTCGTCGATGCCGCGCCGGGACTGACGGTGTTCGACGCCATCACGACGGCGCTCGCGCAGAACCCCGATCTCATCACCCAGCGGCAGACGGAGCGCGTGGGGCGGGGGGCCGTGGGGGTGGCGGAGACGTATCCGTTCAATCCGTACGTCCAGATCCAGGCGACTCCGTACCAGGACCGGCGGATCGGCCCGCCGGGGACGACGAACCACTACGTCCTCGTCATGCAGCAGATCCAGCTCGCCCATCAGCAGCGGTATCGCGAGGACATCGCCTGTGCCCAGCTGAACAGCATCCGCTGGACGATCCTGCAGGCCGAGTTGAACACGATCGCCCAGGCGGAGCGGCTGTACTTCACGGCCCTCTATCAGGCCGGCCTCAGGGACCTGGCGCAGGCCACGGCGGACAACAATCAGGAGCTGCTGCGGATTCTCGAAAAGCGGCTGGAAGCGGGAGACGCGACGGGAGCGGACGTCGCCATCGTCCGGCTCGATGCCCGGTCGACGCAGCAGCAACTGGTCCTGGCGAAAGCGACCGCCGCGACGGCCCTCCTCGACCTGCGGCGGCACCTGGGGCTTTCCCCGACGCTTCAAATTCCGCTCGCCAATGGCCTCGAAGGCTATCCGTGGCGACCGCTGTTCGGCGTCGCCTGGGGCGGCGGCGGCGGCGGCGGCGGGAATGAAGACGGCGCCGCGGAGACGATCGACGTTCCGACCGGCCCGTCGATTGCCGCTCCGCTGTCCGTCGCGCAGGGGGCGGGCCGGCCGGATGTCCTTGCCGCGCGGTCGGATGTCGATGTCGCGCGGGCCGGGACCGATCTCGCCGATGCGGCCCGTGTTCCCGACGTGCAGCTCGGTCCCTACTACCAGCGGAACGATGTCGGGACCACCTTCTGGGGTTTTCGCGCCCAGATGGACATTCCCGTCTGGAACACCGGGACGCCGCTGTTGCGGCTTCGCGAGGCGGAGTTGCAGCAGCGGGTGATGGCCTGGCGGCAGCTTGAGCGTCGGGCCGGTCTCGAAGCCGAAGCGGCGATCGACCGTTACAACCGGGCGTTCCGGCTGCTGACGACGTTCAGTGACGACTCAGCGTCGGGCCAGCTTCCGGTGGAGCTTCAGAAGCTGGAGGAGCAGTTCGTGGCGGGGGAGGTGGACATCCTGCGGGTGTTCCAGTCGCGGAACAGTTTGATCCAGAACCGCCGGGCGCTGCTTGACTCGCTGAATGAGATTTCGCAGGCGGCGGCCGGGGTGACGGCGGCGACGGGTCTGCCGCTGGAGTCGTTGTTGGTCTCTCCGTCGGAGCGGCCGGGCGCACTGTAG
- a CDS encoding efflux RND transporter periplasmic adaptor subunit has product MAPAKIAAVVSEESLNRITLTSDAVKRLAIETAKIETRSLPRFRPYGAECTLPGGALLIVPAPVAGTVRTPAGRGAFPQPGAWVAINEPLFELLPLLSPERAVLTPAERVQMAQTRNTIAQSRIDADGLVRQAEVQVDAAKIALARAERLEKDKVGTVRAVDDAQAQLSLAQKGLEAAQARKTLLDEASLEGAEAGSLAPLAITAPMAGQIRTTHVGPGEVVSAGNPLFEILNDKVLWLKVPVYAGDLPTLDTSAPIAVTDLAARYSADHLIAKPIQSPPTATPLASAVDLYYEVANPEGALRPGQRLTAQLPVKGATDQATVPWSAVIIDIYGGQWIYERLDEHHFVRRRVEVAWVKDGLAILTRGPAPGTTVVTAGAAEISGAEFGFAK; this is encoded by the coding sequence GTGGCACCGGCCAAGATCGCGGCGGTCGTCTCGGAAGAGTCGCTGAACCGGATCACCCTGACGTCCGACGCGGTGAAGCGGCTCGCGATCGAGACGGCGAAGATCGAGACCCGCTCGCTGCCGCGGTTCCGCCCCTACGGCGCGGAATGCACGCTTCCCGGCGGCGCGCTGCTGATCGTCCCCGCGCCGGTCGCCGGAACGGTCCGGACACCGGCCGGCCGGGGGGCCTTCCCGCAGCCCGGCGCCTGGGTGGCGATCAACGAACCGCTCTTCGAGCTCCTGCCGCTCCTGTCCCCCGAGCGGGCCGTCCTGACCCCCGCCGAGCGGGTCCAGATGGCCCAGACCCGCAACACGATCGCCCAGTCGCGGATCGACGCCGACGGACTCGTCCGGCAGGCGGAGGTCCAGGTCGACGCGGCCAAGATCGCCCTCGCCCGGGCGGAGCGGCTGGAGAAGGACAAGGTGGGAACGGTCCGGGCGGTCGACGACGCGCAGGCCCAGCTCTCCCTGGCCCAGAAAGGTCTTGAAGCGGCCCAGGCTCGGAAGACGCTCCTCGACGAAGCCTCGCTGGAAGGAGCGGAGGCGGGAAGCCTGGCCCCGCTGGCGATCACCGCTCCGATGGCGGGCCAGATCCGGACGACCCACGTGGGACCGGGCGAAGTGGTCTCGGCCGGAAACCCGCTGTTCGAGATCCTCAACGACAAGGTCCTGTGGCTCAAGGTCCCGGTCTATGCCGGCGATCTGCCGACGCTCGACACCTCCGCTCCGATCGCGGTCACCGATCTCGCGGCCCGCTACTCGGCGGATCATCTCATCGCCAAGCCGATCCAATCGCCGCCGACGGCGACGCCCCTCGCCTCGGCGGTCGACCTCTACTACGAGGTGGCCAATCCCGAAGGAGCGCTTCGCCCCGGCCAGCGGCTGACGGCCCAGCTCCCGGTGAAGGGGGCGACCGATCAGGCGACCGTCCCCTGGTCGGCGGTGATCATCGATATCTACGGCGGCCAGTGGATCTATGAGCGGCTCGACGAACACCACTTCGTCCGCCGCCGCGTCGAAGTCGCCTGGGTCAAGGACGGACTCGCGATTCTGACGCGCGGCCCCGCTCCGGGGACGACGGTGGTCACGGCCGGCGCGGCCGAGATCTCCGGTGCCGAGTTCGGTTTCGCCAAGTGA
- a CDS encoding efflux RND transporter permease subunit, which translates to MAWLVSAALRLRVVVVALSILLMVVGIRLAPDLPLDVFPEFAPPYVEIQTEAPGLSAEEVENLVTFPLENALIGTPGLKTVRSKSVLGLSSIRLILQDNVDLYRSRQLVQERLAVEAPRLPAVSRPPVIMQPLSSLSRMMKIGMTSKTLSQQELSELAVWTIRPRLMAIPGVANVAIWGQRDKQFQIVVDPDRLRSHEVTLDSVLKSAAEATSLDAGGFVDTPNQRLAVRQVTPVRTVEDLAKTVVAFRNGAPLHIGDVAAVQTGTAPPIGDAIINDVPGILLIVEKQPAANLLAVTREVDRAIETLRPGLADVEIDASIFRPATFVERSIDNLTHVLVLGCGLVIVVLMAFLFDLRTALISLTAIPLSLIAAVLVLYAWGLTINTMVIAGLVIALGEVVDDAIIDVENIVRRLGTNRTLPNPQSTFQVVLDASLEVRSAVVYATAIVILVFVPIFFLEGLPGAFFRPLAIGYVLSILASLLVAVIVTPALSLLLFSRARAHSHDPPLTRWLKVPYRAMLPWVIHRPKLAVAFLVVMLAGTFVGLSRLGQEFLPNFQETDFLMHFVERPGTSIEAMDRITVEASRELRAIPGVLNFGSHIGRAEVADEVVGPNFTELWISIDPKVDYDSTLHRIQTAVDGYPGLYRDVQTYLRERVKEVLTGASSSIVVRIFGPELAGLREKGKEVGAVMAKIPGVTNLKVESQVLVPQIEVRLRPEAAERFGLTPGQIRRAVTTILRGSKVGEVYGGQRKFDVVVWGTDVARTDIASLNEVRVDTPTGGQVPLRDVADIEVVPAPNEVKREGGSRRIDVTCDAAGRDLGSVARDIEQAVSAMHFEHGYHPEILGEYTARQDSERRLIAFGAAALAGILLILYIDFQSVRLTALVCLTIPFALIGGVAAVWISGGRLSLGSLVGFVTVLGIAARNGIMLVSHYRHLEEVEGEPFGPGLVLRGAEERLAPILMTVLATALALVPLAVAGNKPGHEIEYPLAVVILGGLATSTLLNIVLLPPIYLAYGSSKSGVKK; encoded by the coding sequence ATGGCCTGGCTCGTCTCCGCCGCCTTGCGACTCCGCGTCGTCGTCGTCGCTCTCTCGATCCTGCTGATGGTCGTCGGGATCCGACTGGCGCCGGACCTCCCGCTCGACGTCTTCCCCGAGTTCGCGCCCCCCTACGTCGAGATCCAGACGGAAGCCCCGGGACTCTCGGCCGAGGAGGTCGAGAACCTCGTGACGTTCCCGCTCGAGAACGCCCTCATCGGGACGCCGGGCCTCAAGACCGTCCGCTCGAAGTCGGTGCTGGGGCTCTCCTCGATCCGCCTCATCCTCCAGGACAATGTGGACCTGTACCGCTCGCGGCAGCTCGTCCAGGAGCGGCTGGCGGTCGAGGCCCCGCGGCTCCCCGCCGTCTCCCGTCCGCCGGTCATCATGCAGCCGCTGTCGTCGCTGAGCCGGATGATGAAGATCGGCATGACGTCGAAGACCCTCTCGCAGCAGGAGCTCAGCGAGCTGGCGGTCTGGACGATTCGGCCGCGGCTGATGGCGATCCCGGGCGTGGCCAACGTCGCCATCTGGGGACAGCGGGACAAGCAGTTCCAGATCGTCGTCGATCCCGACCGGCTGCGGTCCCACGAAGTGACGCTCGACTCCGTGCTCAAGTCCGCCGCCGAGGCGACCTCTCTCGATGCCGGGGGCTTCGTCGACACCCCCAACCAGCGGCTGGCGGTCCGTCAGGTGACTCCGGTCCGGACGGTCGAGGACCTCGCCAAGACGGTCGTCGCCTTCCGGAACGGGGCCCCTCTCCACATCGGCGACGTGGCGGCGGTCCAGACCGGGACGGCCCCGCCAATCGGCGACGCGATCATCAACGACGTCCCCGGAATCCTGCTGATCGTCGAAAAGCAGCCCGCCGCGAATCTGCTGGCCGTCACCCGCGAAGTCGACCGGGCGATCGAGACCCTCCGGCCCGGGCTGGCCGATGTCGAGATCGACGCCTCGATCTTCCGCCCGGCCACGTTCGTGGAACGGTCGATCGACAACCTGACGCACGTCCTCGTCCTGGGGTGCGGGCTCGTCATCGTGGTCCTGATGGCGTTCCTGTTCGATCTGCGGACGGCCCTCATCAGCCTGACCGCCATCCCGCTCTCGCTCATCGCGGCGGTCCTGGTCCTGTACGCGTGGGGGCTGACGATCAACACGATGGTCATCGCCGGCCTCGTGATCGCGCTTGGCGAGGTCGTCGACGACGCGATCATCGACGTCGAGAACATCGTCCGCCGGCTGGGGACGAACCGCACGTTGCCGAATCCCCAGTCGACCTTCCAGGTCGTCCTCGATGCATCGCTGGAGGTCCGCAGCGCGGTGGTGTACGCGACGGCGATCGTGATTCTCGTCTTCGTTCCGATTTTCTTCCTCGAAGGACTCCCCGGGGCCTTCTTCCGGCCGCTGGCGATCGGCTACGTCCTCTCAATCCTCGCCTCTCTTCTCGTGGCGGTGATCGTCACTCCCGCCCTCTCGCTGCTGCTGTTCTCCCGAGCCCGTGCGCACAGCCACGACCCGCCGCTCACCCGGTGGCTCAAGGTCCCTTACCGGGCGATGCTGCCGTGGGTCATTCATCGTCCGAAGCTGGCGGTCGCCTTCCTGGTCGTGATGCTGGCCGGCACGTTCGTCGGCCTCAGCCGGCTCGGTCAGGAGTTTCTGCCGAACTTTCAGGAGACCGATTTCCTGATGCACTTCGTCGAGCGGCCGGGGACGTCGATCGAGGCGATGGACCGGATCACGGTTGAGGCGAGCCGCGAACTGCGGGCGATCCCGGGGGTGCTGAACTTCGGGAGCCATATCGGCCGGGCGGAAGTCGCCGACGAAGTGGTCGGCCCGAACTTCACGGAGTTGTGGATCAGCATTGATCCGAAGGTCGACTACGACTCGACGCTGCACCGCATCCAGACCGCCGTCGACGGCTATCCGGGCCTGTACCGGGACGTGCAGACGTACCTGCGGGAGCGGGTCAAGGAGGTGCTGACGGGGGCCAGCTCCAGCATCGTGGTGCGGATCTTCGGTCCCGAGCTGGCCGGGCTGCGGGAGAAGGGGAAAGAGGTCGGGGCGGTGATGGCGAAGATTCCGGGGGTCACGAACCTCAAGGTCGAGTCGCAGGTGCTGGTCCCGCAGATCGAGGTCCGCCTCCGGCCCGAGGCGGCCGAGCGGTTCGGGCTGACTCCCGGCCAGATCCGCCGCGCGGTGACGACGATCCTCCGCGGTTCGAAGGTGGGGGAAGTCTATGGCGGTCAGCGGAAGTTCGATGTCGTGGTGTGGGGGACCGATGTGGCCCGGACCGATATCGCGTCGCTGAACGAGGTCAGGGTCGACACGCCGACGGGGGGGCAGGTGCCGCTTCGCGACGTGGCGGATATTGAGGTCGTTCCGGCGCCGAACGAAGTGAAGCGGGAGGGGGGCTCGCGGCGGATCGACGTGACCTGCGATGCGGCGGGGCGGGACCTGGGCTCGGTGGCCCGGGATATCGAGCAGGCGGTGTCGGCGATGCACTTCGAGCATGGTTATCACCCCGAGATCCTGGGGGAGTACACGGCCCGGCAGGATTCGGAGCGGCGGCTGATCGCTTTCGGTGCGGCGGCGCTGGCTGGGATTCTGCTGATCCTTTACATCGATTTTCAGTCGGTGCGTCTGACGGCGCTTGTGTGTCTGACGATCCCGTTCGCCCTGATCGGCGGGGTGGCGGCGGTGTGGATTTCGGGGGGGCGGTTGTCGCTGGGGTCGCTGGTTGGGTTCGTGACGGTGCTGGGGATTGCGGCCCGGAACGGGATCATGCTGGTCAGTCATTACCGGCATCTGGAGGAGGTGGAGGGTGAGCCGTTTGGACCGGGGCTGGTTCTGCGGGGGGCGGAGGAGCGGCTGGCGCCGATTCTGATGACGGTGCTGGCGACGGCGCTGGCGCTGGTGCCGTTGGCGGTTGCCGGCAATAAGCCGGGTCATGAGATTGAGTATCCGTTGGCGGTAGTGATTCTGGGTGGTCTGGCGACTTCGACGTTGCTCAACATTGTTTTGTTGCCGCCGATTTATCTGGCGTATGGGAGTTCGAAGTCGGGCGTAAAGAAGTGA